From one Nitrospira sp. MA-1 genomic stretch:
- a CDS encoding PAS domain S-box protein codes for MSHEPPPQDLQIEVHLLRQELAELRAVQAMHQEARNGLEAIEQQLAGIIHSAMDAIIIIDDDQRIVIFNAAAEGIFQCSAQEALGHTLDQFIPLPLRSAHREHIRRFAETGETSRRMGAEMEISGLRGNGEIFPLEASISQTEQSGKRWLTVILRDISQRKQNEERLSYLGRILEESANEIYVFDATTLRFTQVNKGARENVGYSMEELSVMTPLDLKPDHSNEKFLELLTPLRTGQREQVNFRTSHQRKDRTTYPVEVHLQYLQEEGRRLFLAIIMDLTERVATEHELQEAQRTLSTLLTNLPGMVYRCQNDRDWTMEFLSPSCLNLTGYSPTQIIETRQVSYGQHVMLQEDRERVWQHVQEALNDHKPFQSSYRIRTMEGTVKWVWEQGCGIFSETGEIVGIEGYVVDITQQRALEEQLRKTERLAELGTLASGMAHEIGTPMNVILGRAELLMRKAPDEPTRRGLETIVNQVERITKIMNQLLSFARKRPAERQGVNLEAVMIDVLDVLQERLGTQHIQIIKTVTPQLPKVLADPDHMNQVFLNLILNACQAMPDGGTLSLTLHSTGDTVELTVEDTGSGIPQEQLSKIFDPFFSTKAVGEGTGLGLTVVHGILQEHQGAIRVTSVPGQGTTFIVSLPIHSQEVRREG; via the coding sequence ATGAGTCACGAGCCTCCCCCTCAAGACCTTCAGATCGAAGTTCATCTACTCCGACAGGAATTGGCAGAGTTGCGGGCCGTCCAGGCGATGCATCAGGAGGCCAGGAACGGGTTGGAGGCGATTGAGCAGCAACTGGCAGGCATCATCCATTCGGCCATGGATGCCATTATTATCATTGATGACGATCAACGGATTGTCATCTTTAATGCCGCCGCAGAGGGAATTTTTCAGTGTTCGGCTCAAGAGGCACTGGGACATACCCTCGACCAATTTATTCCGCTTCCTTTGCGGTCTGCCCATCGTGAACACATCCGCCGATTTGCCGAGACTGGAGAAACATCCAGACGAATGGGCGCCGAAATGGAAATCTCCGGACTGCGAGGAAATGGCGAGATCTTTCCTTTGGAAGCCTCAATTTCTCAAACTGAACAATCGGGGAAGCGATGGTTGACAGTGATTCTTCGAGATATTTCTCAACGAAAGCAAAACGAAGAGCGGTTGTCCTACCTGGGGAGAATTCTTGAGGAGTCTGCCAATGAAATCTATGTGTTTGATGCCACGACCCTTCGATTTACTCAAGTCAACAAAGGCGCGAGGGAAAATGTCGGATACAGCATGGAAGAATTGAGCGTGATGACACCGCTGGATTTGAAGCCGGACCACTCGAACGAAAAATTTCTGGAGCTGTTGACTCCTCTCCGGACGGGCCAACGGGAGCAAGTGAATTTTCGGACATCTCATCAGAGAAAAGATCGAACGACGTATCCGGTTGAAGTCCATCTTCAATATTTACAGGAGGAGGGCCGTCGCCTCTTCCTCGCGATTATCATGGATTTGACGGAACGGGTGGCGACCGAACACGAATTACAAGAAGCCCAACGGACCTTATCGACCCTTCTCACGAATCTTCCCGGGATGGTCTATCGATGTCAAAATGATCGAGATTGGACCATGGAGTTCCTCAGTCCGAGTTGTCTAAACCTGACGGGATATTCACCTACTCAAATAATTGAGACTCGACAGGTATCGTATGGCCAACATGTCATGCTCCAAGAAGATCGCGAGCGGGTCTGGCAGCACGTACAGGAGGCTCTCAATGACCATAAGCCGTTTCAGTCCAGCTATCGGATTCGAACAATGGAGGGAACTGTTAAATGGGTGTGGGAACAAGGATGTGGGATTTTTTCCGAAACAGGCGAGATTGTCGGGATTGAAGGGTATGTCGTGGATATTACCCAACAACGCGCATTGGAGGAACAACTGCGAAAAACGGAACGATTGGCGGAGTTGGGCACGTTGGCATCGGGAATGGCACATGAAATCGGTACACCGATGAATGTGATATTAGGGAGAGCCGAATTGTTAATGCGTAAAGCTCCGGATGAGCCCACCAGGCGGGGTTTGGAAACCATTGTGAACCAGGTGGAACGCATTACAAAAATTATGAATCAATTATTAAGTTTTGCCCGAAAACGTCCGGCTGAACGTCAGGGTGTCAACTTAGAGGCCGTGATGATCGATGTGCTGGATGTGCTGCAGGAGAGGTTGGGTACACAGCATATTCAGATCATCAAGACTGTGACACCTCAGTTGCCGAAGGTGTTGGCGGATCCCGATCACATGAACCAGGTGTTTTTAAATCTTATTTTAAATGCCTGCCAGGCGATGCCTGATGGAGGTACTCTGAGCCTGACTCTCCATTCTACCGGTGATACCGTGGAACTCACCGTGGAAGATACCGGGAGTGGGATTCCTCAGGAGCAACTCTCAAAGATTTTTGATCCGTTTTTTTCCACCAAGGCCGTGGGGGAGGGGACCGGCTTAGGGCTCACCGTGGTTCATGGCATTCTCCAGGAACATCAAGGTGCCATCCGTGTAACGAGTGTGCCCGGCCAGGGGACGACCTTTATCGTTTCCCTGCCCATTCATTCTCAAGAGGTAAGGCGTGAGGGGTAG
- a CDS encoding cation diffusion facilitator family transporter: MSRLREIRRILCWILVLNLAVAAAKWGYGVVTDSLGMQADGFHSTFDGFSNVIGLIGLWLTAPPPDANHPYGHKKFEALTAGAIGGFLVMTCVYLLWKAYQSWTLDLHPQVTGFSFLIMIMTMGVNIFVTRWERQKGTELKSDILTADSYHTASDVLTSCSVLVGLLAVKVGYAFVDPLVAVLIAAVIAWTAFIVLKDVLSSLTDANRLDPEEVRKVVMSIAGVRDCHDIRTRGLSHHVFMDLSVHVDANLTVKKSHSLATQIEEQLIEMFEPLEDVVVHIEPEGHERR, translated from the coding sequence ATGAGCCGTCTTCGAGAAATTCGCCGGATTCTCTGTTGGATTCTGGTTTTGAACCTGGCTGTCGCCGCAGCCAAGTGGGGCTATGGCGTTGTGACGGACTCATTGGGTATGCAGGCGGATGGTTTTCATTCAACATTCGATGGCTTCTCAAATGTCATTGGATTGATCGGGCTCTGGCTGACCGCCCCTCCTCCCGATGCCAACCATCCCTATGGTCATAAAAAATTTGAAGCCTTGACCGCCGGGGCCATTGGAGGATTCCTGGTCATGACATGTGTATATCTTCTTTGGAAAGCCTATCAGTCTTGGACACTGGACCTGCACCCTCAGGTCACCGGCTTCAGTTTCTTGATCATGATCATGACCATGGGTGTCAATATCTTTGTAACTCGATGGGAACGGCAAAAGGGTACCGAACTGAAAAGCGACATTCTCACAGCCGACTCCTATCACACGGCCAGTGATGTCCTCACATCATGTTCAGTCCTCGTAGGGCTCCTGGCTGTGAAAGTCGGATATGCCTTCGTTGATCCGTTGGTAGCGGTCCTGATTGCTGCCGTGATCGCCTGGACCGCATTTATCGTACTCAAGGACGTTTTGTCTTCCTTAACCGATGCCAATCGCTTGGACCCTGAAGAAGTTCGAAAAGTGGTGATGTCAATCGCCGGCGTCCGGGACTGTCATGATATTAGGACACGCGGACTGTCCCACCATGTGTTCATGGATCTCTCGGTTCACGTAGATGCCAATCTCACCGTCAAAAAATCGCACTCGCTCGCAACCCAAATTGAGGAGCAACTCATTGAGATGTTTGAACCCCTGGAGGATGTGGTCGTCCACATCGAACCGGAAGGACACGAACGAAGGTGA
- a CDS encoding VIT family protein has product MRVRHRERHRTERIGWLRAAVLGANDGIVSTASLLLGVSAANTNHSDVLIAGVAGLVAGALSMAAGEYVSVQSQADTEEADLALEHTELLSDPSGEHKELAALYVGRGLDPTLAKQVATQLMTHDAIGAHARDELGISENLSARPIQAAMASAGSFAIGAALPLVTATIIPEASLIPVVSGTSLVFLAGLGGLAAQAGGASVMTGAMRVTLWGALAMGLTAGIGMLFGTAG; this is encoded by the coding sequence ATGCGAGTACGACATAGGGAACGTCACCGAACAGAACGCATTGGGTGGCTCCGGGCAGCGGTCTTGGGCGCCAACGACGGGATTGTCTCGACAGCGAGCCTACTGCTCGGTGTCTCCGCCGCGAATACGAACCACAGCGATGTCTTGATCGCGGGAGTAGCCGGCCTAGTCGCCGGAGCTTTGTCGATGGCTGCCGGTGAGTATGTGTCTGTCCAATCACAGGCAGATACCGAAGAGGCCGACCTTGCTCTTGAGCACACGGAACTCCTATCGGACCCTTCAGGTGAGCACAAGGAACTCGCCGCTCTCTATGTTGGGCGAGGTCTCGATCCAACACTCGCGAAGCAAGTCGCCACACAACTCATGACCCATGACGCCATCGGGGCGCATGCACGTGACGAGCTCGGCATTTCAGAGAACCTCAGTGCGCGTCCGATTCAGGCGGCCATGGCGTCGGCCGGTAGCTTCGCTATCGGAGCCGCCTTGCCTCTTGTGACCGCAACCATCATCCCGGAGGCCAGCCTGATTCCCGTGGTTTCCGGAACCTCACTGGTGTTTCTCGCGGGATTAGGAGGGTTAGCGGCACAGGCGGGCGGTGCCTCGGTGATGACGGGCGCCATGCGCGTCACATTATGGGGTGCACTGGCCATGGGACTGACTGCGGGGATTGGAATGCTATTCGGGACAGCGGGGTAA
- a CDS encoding polyphosphate kinase 2 family protein translates to MNIQTNGFRVDKGTKVDLSKRPTRVKDIYNSKKQYKQVLKKHIEELSDLQRLLYASNRYALLLIFQAMDAAGKDGAIRHVMSGVNPQGCQVFSFKHPSAAELDHDFLWRTTQSLPERGRIGIFNRSYYEEVLIVRVHPEILLSQGLPDELLDEKSLWQDRYRSIVDLESHLYRNGTRIIKFFLHLSEEEQRERFLQRIDEPEKNWKFSLADIKERKYWKEYMNAYEACLSSTSTETAPWYVVPADDKKNARLIISNVIVETLKSLNMSYPTTTKERQKELQTIRKRLAK, encoded by the coding sequence ATGAACATTCAGACCAACGGTTTCCGAGTAGATAAAGGCACAAAGGTCGATCTCAGCAAAAGGCCAACCAGGGTAAAGGATATCTATAACTCGAAAAAACAGTACAAGCAGGTTCTCAAGAAACATATCGAAGAACTCAGTGACCTACAACGTCTCCTCTATGCGTCGAACCGTTATGCGTTGCTGCTGATATTTCAGGCCATGGATGCCGCAGGCAAGGACGGCGCCATCCGACATGTCATGTCAGGAGTGAATCCACAAGGGTGCCAGGTGTTCAGCTTCAAACATCCCAGTGCAGCGGAACTGGATCATGATTTTCTGTGGCGCACCACACAATCTCTGCCTGAACGCGGCCGCATCGGCATTTTCAATCGTTCCTATTACGAGGAAGTTCTCATCGTGCGAGTGCATCCAGAGATTCTGCTGAGCCAGGGTCTGCCGGACGAATTACTTGATGAAAAATCTCTCTGGCAGGATCGGTACCGCTCTATCGTGGACCTTGAGAGCCATCTCTACCGCAATGGCACACGGATCATCAAGTTTTTCCTTCACCTTTCAGAGGAAGAGCAGCGAGAGCGATTCCTTCAACGCATCGACGAACCGGAAAAGAACTGGAAATTTAGCCTCGCCGACATTAAAGAAAGAAAATATTGGAAAGAGTATATGAACGCCTATGAGGCATGTTTAAGTTCGACAAGCACAGAAACTGCTCCCTGGTATGTTGTGCCTGCCGATGATAAAAAGAACGCCAGGCTCATTATTTCGAATGTGATCGTCGAAACATTAAAAAGTCTCAACATGAGTTATCCCACAACAACCAAGGAGCGTCAGAAGGAGTTGCAGACTATCCGTAAACGCCTGGCGAAGTAA